A region of Dictyostelium discoideum AX4 chromosome 1 chromosome, whole genome shotgun sequence DNA encodes the following proteins:
- the enoB gene encoding 2-phospho-D-glycerate hydrolase: MSIESIKAREILDSRGNPTLEVEVWTSEGMFSAKVPSGASTGIHEAFELRDGDKSRYFGYGVLNAIVNVNNLISPTLKGMRVDNQKAIDDKMIELDGTKNKSKLGSNAIVGVSMAVARAAASIKGVPLYRYISQLAGNSNIRLPVPCFNVINGGKHAGNRLPFQEFMLVPIGAPKFKEALRYGSEVYHSLKEIIKERYGLDATNVGDEGGFAPNLTSPEEALTLLVDAINHSGYQDVIKIGIDSAASEFWNPKTSKYDMDFKNIGSSHLKSSLNSGEQLMSRYLEILKKYPIAFFEDPFGEDDWENHGKITAAIGNKIQIIGDDLLCTNPERIKKAISEKTVNSLLLKINQIGTLTETIEAAKLAKEAGWGCLVSHRSGETDDHFIADLVVGLGTGEIKSGAPCRFERLSKYNRLMKIEEELEKLHRSNGNSFEYAGEEFYHF; encoded by the coding sequence atgagtattgaatcaattaaagctAGAGAAATTTTGGATAGTAGAGGTAATCCAACATTAGAAGTTGAAGTATGGACAAGTGAAGGAATGTTTTCAGCCAAAGTACCAAGTGGAGCATCAACTGGTATTCATGAAGCATTTGAATTAAGAGATGGTGATAAAAGTCGTTATTTTGGATATGGTGTTTTGAATGCAATTgttaatgtaaataatttaatatcaccaaCATTGAAAGGTATGAGAGTTGATAATCAAAAAGCAATAGATGataaaatgattgaattggATGGTACAAAGAATAAATCAAAACTTGGGTCCAATGCAATCGTTGGTGTATCAATGGCAGTGGCAAGAGCAGCCGCTTCTATTAAAGGTGTGCCCTTGTACCGTTACATTTCACAATTGGCTGGAAATAGTAATATTCGTTTACCAGTACCATGTTTTAATGTTATTAATGGTGGAAAACATGCAGGTAATAGACTACCATTTCAAGAGTTTATGCTAGTACCCATTGGTGCaccaaaatttaaagaagCATTGCGTTATGGTTCAGAAGTCTACCATTCACTCAAAGAGATCATCAAGGAAAGATATGGTTTGGATGCTACAAATGTTGGAGATGAAGGTGGTTTTGCACCAAATTTGACTTCACCTGAAGAAGCATTAACTCTGTTAGTGGATGCTATCAATCATTCGGGCTATCAAGatgttattaaaattggtattgattCTGCTGCTTCAGAATTTTGGAATCCAAAGACTTCAAAATATGATATGGATTTCAAGAATATAGGATCCTCACATTTGAAGTCTAGTTTAAATAGTGGTGAGCAATTAATGTCTAGATATTtagagattttaaaaaagtatcCAATTGCATTCTTTGAAGATCCATTTGGTGAAGATGATTGGGAAAATCATGGTAAAATTACAGCTGcaattggtaataaaattcaaatcatTGGTGATGATTTACTTTGTACAAATCcagaaagaattaaaaaagcaATTTCTGAGAAAACtgtaaattcattattattgaaaataaatcaaatcgGTACACTAACTGAAACTATTGAAGCTGCAAAACTTGCAAAAGAAGCTGGTTGGGGTTGTTTAGTTAGTCATCGTTCAGGTGAAACTGATGATCATTTCATTGCTGATCTTGTAGTTGGTCTTGGTACTGGTGAAATAAAATCTGGTGCACCTTGTAGATTTGAAAgattatcaaaatataatagattaatgaaaattgaaGAAGAACTTGAAAAACTTCATAGATCAAATGGTAATTCATTTGAGTATGCTGGTGAAgagttttatcatttttaa